The Colletes latitarsis isolate SP2378_abdomen chromosome 1, iyColLati1, whole genome shotgun sequence genomic interval TTGCTCATCCGATATACAGTAATGCGAATAGAACATTTGAAACTAAACAAGAGTTACATCCTGCATTACATAACAGATTAAGCATTATAAGAAGGTATAGAATTTACAGAAGAAATAAGAAACCCTTGTATATGTTTAACAACATGTTCTCCCTTCTCAACAATGTCAACAATGATAAGCAATTTGTTGTAAAAAAGAAAAGACCCATAAAGAAGCGAAattatttaaacgaaattatacCAGCATTAAATGTTACACAGAAATGTGGCGCCTCGCTGAacacaaatttaaaaattgtaaataattttgtaacTAATCAGAATTTAACAGAAAAAAACTATCAGTATACGGATAAATATTTGTCAACCAATCAATTTGTAAATACGGAAAATAATAAAGTAAGTAAATTCGACAATTcagaattgaatttgaaaatatttaatacaaaaCAATGTCAACAATCTCATGACGCAACAAAAAAGATAACAGTTCGTTTAAAACGACTATCTGAATGCGAGATACAGAAATACAAAAAGTCAAATGTGGTAGTGACATGTTCAAAAAATGTTAATTTAGTAGTTCGTTTAGAACGACTATCCAATTACGATGTACAGAAGCACAAAAAGTCAAATGAGAAAGTGCCAAATTTAGGAAATTTAAATGTAGTAGTTCGTTTAAAGCGACTATCCAAATCTGATG includes:
- the LOC143346768 gene encoding uncharacterized protein LOC143346768, whose translation is MIQKNNLIQNATIMQTTSDVNINKIVPLKMVNMENPSIKENENSYVTQNSLSSDSASTEQNNSTETSTLQNSSPKLGNRKKLYTDTNLPIDIAHPIYSNANRTFETKQELHPALHNRLSIIRRYRIYRRNKKPLYMFNNMFSLLNNVNNDKQFVVKKKRPIKKRNYLNEIIPALNVTQKCGASLNTNLKIVNNFVTNQNLTEKNYQYTDKYLSTNQFVNTENNKVSKFDNSELNLKIFNTKQCQQSHDATKKITVRLKRLSECEIQKYKKSNVVVTCSKNVNLVVRLERLSNYDVQKHKKSNEKVPNLGNLNVVVRLKRLSKSDVQKYTKSNKKTTS